One Labrus mixtus chromosome 12, fLabMix1.1, whole genome shotgun sequence DNA segment encodes these proteins:
- the LOC132985315 gene encoding 5-hydroxytryptamine receptor 1E, giving the protein MMDMDSEGITSGPNVTNCSGAPADTLQAVRFTDGIVAVVFVLCLLTLLTALINGAVILAICTTKKLHLPANYLICSLAVTDFLVALLVMPASILYISMERWSLGQVVCEMWLSLDMTCCTCSILHLCVIALDRYWAITKAIEYARKRSARRAAVMVGTVWIISIFISIPPLFWRQRPSTGRIQQCIIEHDHLGYTIYSTLGAFYIPMIIILILYSRIYNAAKTLYQKRGSSRHLSGRSMGSQNSVDHFRVSHTFCVSDLSNSDPTLPSEKFNVNIRVPSFETDVDGQDEKNQICTTRERKAARILGLILGAFIVCWLPFFLKELLVGLRVLRPSRLLSDLLTWLGYINSLVNPLLYTSFNDDFKLAFKKLLRRKEQA; this is encoded by the coding sequence ATGATGGACATGGACTCAGAGGGGATCACCTCTGGGCCGAATGTCACAAACTGCTCCGGTGCCCCTGCTGACACTCTGCAGGCGGTGCGGTTCACAGATGGGATAGTGGCGGTGGTCTTTGTCCTCTgtctcctcaccctcctcaccGCACTCATCAATGGCGCCGTCATCCTCGCCATCTGCACCACCAAGAAGCTCCACCTGCCCGCCAACTACCTCATCTGCTCGCTGGCCGTCACCGACTTCCTGGTGGCGCTCCTGGTGATGCCCGCCAGCATCCTCTACATCAGCATGGAGAGGTGGTCGCTGGGCCAGGTGGTGTGCGAGATGTGGTTGAGTTTGGACATGACATGCTGCACATGCTCCATCCTGCACCTGTGTGTCATCGCCCTGGATCGATACTGGGCCATCACTAAGGCCATCGAGTACGCCCGCAAGAGGTCGGCCCGCCGCGCCGCAGTCATGGTGGGAACCGTCTGGATCAtctccatcttcatctccatccCTCCTTTATTCTGGAGGCAGAGGCCGAGCACGGGCCGCATCCAGCAGTGCATCATCGAGCACGACCACCTGGGATACACCATCTACTCCACCTTAGGGGCGTTTTATATCCCCATGATCATCATTCTCATCCTCTACTCCAGGATTTACAACGCCGCCAAAACTCTGTACCAGAAACGCGGCTCCTCTCGGCACCTGAGCGGCCGCAGCATGGGCAGCCAGAACTCTGTGGACCACTTCAGGGTCTCACACACGTTTTGCGTGTCGGACCTGTCCAACTCAGACCCCACGCTCCCCTCTGAAAAATTCAACGTCAACATCCGTGTCCCGTCCTTTGAGACGGACGTGGACGGGCAGGATGAGAAGAACCAGATCTGCACCACGCGAGAGAGAAAAGCAGCTCGGATCTTGGGCCTCATACTCGGGGCCTTCATCGTCTGCTGGCTGCCGTTCTTCTTAAAGGAGCTGCTGGTGGGTCTGCGGGTGTTGCGGCCGTCTCGGCTTCTCTCGGACCTCCTCACGTGGCTCGGTTACATCAACTCGCTCGTCAACCCGCTGCTGTACACCAGCTTCAACGACGACTTCAAGCTGGCCTTTAAAAAGCTGCTCAGAAGGAAAGAGCAAGCATAG